Part of the Elusimicrobiota bacterium genome, ATCCTTCGAGATGTGGTACTTTGGTTACTTTTTTAGTTTGTTGGCGTGATGTCACCATACCACCCCTAGTATGCCAGAATGTAAAATACAACCATAAGAATGATTATTAAACAGAAGATTGCAATCATAGCCCCCCATTAGGAATTGTTTTCTATCCACCGGACAATGTTTATTTGACCTTCAATCACGTCCATCGGGTCGTGAATACCTGTTTCCATTAACTCTTTTGCGAGTATAGCTCGGTAGAGGTTGGGAAACTGGTCCGGGATGTCGAGAGGGCCTTCTGCCATGGCGTCCATCTTTCTTGCGAATAGCGGAGAAATACATTCGTTCACAACGTCTTTGCTCACGTACCCATCGAAGTACCCCTCTAGGAACTGCCTTGCGTAGTCCTCGGATTCAATGCCTGGTTCCATTGCCATCGCCCATTGGTGGATTGGCCATGCGACGTCGTTAAACATCCACCCGGCACGCTCGTAGATCGAAGTCTTGATATCAAGCCGAAAGGCGTCCTCGAGGTCTTTAAACACCGGAACCTTCGTTTGGCCACTACTGGTGTAGCCGATGTTCGCCAAGTGAAAGGAGCGATGAATTAGCCCCATAGCATGAGACCCACGGAGGTGTTGGCCGACACTTCGGAAGAAAGCTGGTCCCTCGTGCCCCATGGGTTCCATTTCGTGGGTTATGTTGTTCAGCCAAACGTTATTTCGGCCCTCGCATTTGATACGGTGATCCTCTTCGGTCATGCCGTAAATCACGAAACCTGTTGGTTTGTTCCTGTGTCTGATCTTGTATCTCCCAAGGGCCATGGGCTCGTCGCCCCCGAAGTGGAGTCCAGCGGTAAATTCGTTCTTTGCGGATGTCATTAGCATGGTACCGGATGGGATATTTGTGTTGATATTCTTAACTATTGTTGGTATATCTCCCACCATTTTTATAATTCTGTCGGAAGTAAGGTGTGTCTTCAGGCGTCTAAACCACCCCCGCTGTGGCATGCAACCTTTGATCCGTAGGTGTGTTATTCCACCCGGGAGGAAATTATCAAGTTTCAAGTAGGCCGTGCGCCCTGCTGGGGATTCTATAGCGAATTTATGGGGGTATTCGTTCAGTAGATATTCTCGGTCGTCTTTGTCACCGGATAGGATAAGATCCAAAATATATTGGTCAAGCTGTGACAGGCTTTCCCATTCTTTGAATTTGGCGGACCATTCGTAATAAATCGGTGTGAGTTTGTGGATTTTCACCTTGATCCTGTCCAAAATAGGGGCGGTCTGAATATGGTAAATAGGCGTTCCGTTGATTTCCTCTTTGATCCACCCCCGCTTTGGGAATATGGCACCAGCTTGCTTGAACCTTGTTTTCGGCTCTTTGCCGGCCACACTGTATGATCTCAAACCGCTTGGGTATCTCAATTCCACCACCCCGTTATTATGAATCCGGCTAACTGAATTAAAAATGACGTTGTCTAGCCACCGTTTCTTAACTGGTATCCCGTTATCCAAGGCCATCACCGTGACATTTACCGCGAAATTGTTGGTCTTGCCGTCTTTCTTCGATAGTAGTGGCTGTTGCGATAGAGCCCATAATGACCACGGGATAAACGCCACGATTAAGCTACATATCCAGCGCACGGTTAATCAAATCGGCGAAGTCCATAGCCTCTCCCATAGTTTCAAATCGTTTGACTACAACATTTTTGATTAACACGATATTGTTTTGGTAGTAGGCTGGCCCCCGTGTGATCCTGAACATGGCGTCATCGACTATCCTGCCGTAACCCTTGGTGTCTCGTCTTTCTCCCATGGCTCACCCCATTCATCAGAATTTATGGCTACTTCTGCCACCAATAAAGCGGTTTCAATATCAAACGGGTCAATTTTTAGGATACGTTTACGCAACTTCGAAATCAGATCAAGAGCACTTCTCAGCCCATCCCGTGACCTACGCCCTTCTTCAAAAGCATCATTCAGTGCGTCGCACTTGTTTTTCATGGCCCGGACGAATCCAATAGTTTCTTGAATATGGAAAATCTCTCTGTGCTCGCCTGGACCGATAACCGAACATCCGATGCCTTTCAACCAAACGAACGAATATGGTAAATCGCTACCGCTCACCCGCGATGTCCTTCGCACAAGAGCAGTTAGGCTTTACCATTAACTTTATTCCGCTCACACGGTCCACCACTTCAACGTCTCGGGACGATATAGAGATGCACCGGGCGCGCTCATCCAGTTTTCCAGCCAAATACCCGAGATTCCTAGAGCTTTCCATCAAATCGCTTAATCCGCTATCACTTGTCATTTTCCCCTCCGCCAAACAGTTTGTAAACCAAATAACTAATTACAAAAGATACGAAGACCCCTATTGAAAAGCCGATCTTGAGTCCCATGATTAAGTTAGCGTCTATGGTCATTACCGCCCCTCCCCGTCGGCTTCGAGTGCCTTTTCTATTGATCGCGTGCTGGCACAATCGCAATACCCCTTAACATAAAGTAGTTCTTCCCTTAGCCCGTCCCGAGAGGCCCGGCCTGCCTTCCGGCCCTCGGCGTAAACGTTATTAACCAAATTGGTCAAAGCCTCTAAGTCTTTTTCTGTTTCCATCAAGTCGCTGATTTCAGGAGCCCACCAACGCCCTAGCCCAGGGCCAACTAGACGCGGACTAATGTAATCCTGCGTCCCATCATACTCTTCCGGCCTGCCAATCTTATACGGTCCATTAGCGTCGCTCATTTCTTCACCTCCCCGGCGCGGAGCATGGCGTCGGCCATCAGAAAGCAATCGTTGACAAGTCCTTCTCTGTCACATGACGTATTTGTTGTCGTTGATGCATTTGCCAAATGCCCCTGCAACGCCATCCCGGCGAACCATTCGCGCTTTGTCAGTCCCCATACACCCGTTTGCTTTTGTTCATGAGACATCGGGAACGCCGGACCACCGCTGTCAATCTCTCTCATCTAGCCCTCTCTTTTTCAGACGATTTACCTACTTTGTGCGCTAAGTTCAGAAGTTCCACAAGTCCCTCTTCTTCGGCGTATGTTGGGCATTTAAACCCGTTCGGCCCTAAAATAGCGTCTTTCACCATAACGAAAGGAGCGAAAAATCTAGATTTCTCTTTATCGTCCAATTTTTTGTATTTAATCTCGTTCATCTCTCCCCCCAATTCTGTCCGAAGGCCAGTGGTGCGTCATCTTGATACCCTCATATCTTTCCCCTTGATTTCAACAACGTCACACAACCCAGCAATTCTCGATACAATGCGGTCATCACCCATTTTTTTTGCCATGACATCAAGGGATAGGTTTGAAGTAATAACAAGCCCATGCCTTAGGTTCATGTCACGCCTATCGATTATTTCGTAGAGGACAGACAAGGCGTGTTCGCTGTCCTTCTGGACTCCAAGGTCATCGACAACCAATACCTGGACACTCGCTAACCTTTCGATTTCACGCTCTTCATCCCGTGGGTCTCGGAGCCGGAACCATCGGACAAGCGACGTGGATTTCAGCATCACACCTCCCTTCACACCGCGAACAATTGCCCCGGCCAGATGAGTTTTACCTGAACCAGCCGATCCCCAAAGATACAGGGATGATTTAGACGGATCGAAGGAACGGCATTTGTCAAAAGCCATCGCGTTTTCTTGCGACGTTTTGAACTTATCGAACGTGAATTGTTCGTAACCCTTTTGGCCCATCATTTCGATGATCCGTTCTTTTTCGGTTTCATTCCTCGCCATTTCCAATTCAGAAACAGATTGGCATGGAGGACAAACTCCACCGACGAGGCGGCTATACTCTTCACCGCAAACGGAACACTTAAGCCAAGCTTCAGGACAAGTGAGCGTATTTTCCAGGGATATACCCGGCTTCACCGACAATTCGGTTTTTTCCATTCGATCCTCCTTTCGGCGGGAATATCCCGGCGTAATTACACGCCATCGAGTTGTCGATGGATGCTTTCCTCTCATTTGGTGGAATAGCCCGGATCATACGCCAAAGAGATTCAAGGCCCTTTGTTTTGTAGCTTTGACCCTTTTCGCGTTTGTATTCCAGCCATCCCATGATGGATTCCCTGTCACCATCCAAGTCAAAAGGTATTTTGATCACCTTTTCTTGTTTGGGGGGTAAGGGGGGTTCTTTATCTTTTGGTTCTGTACTGTTTGGTTCTGTTCTGTTAGGTACTGTTGTGGAAGGTAACCGTATGGTTACCGTATGGTTTACGGGTGGTATATACAAATCCCGTATCCTATGCCACTTTTCGGGTGTCTTAGAGTATTTCCCGCGCAGGAAATGACCGTAATATTCCCACCAGTCATGAATTCGGAAGTAGGGTTCTCGATCAAGCCAACGCGCTGTAACCAAGCCCTCCACAAATCGGGTTGCGTCGTTCCCGCCGTTCAACCCAACGGCGCGAGCAATCCGATCATCATTGTGCTTCCGCAAGTCACCATCTTCGGCGTAGTCTACACACCACCACCAGAGACGGTGAAGTTTGGCCACACACTGGTCTACGTCCCACCCCATGGCTTCCATGAGGTCGAGCGTTTTCGGGTGTGACAAAATTTCTTTATGAGATGCTATCCAAGCCATTATTTTCTATCTCCAAATCAGCGAAATCGGACGGTTAACAATTTCCACAATGAAGTTGTTTTTCGTCTTTTCAGGGACGTGACTACCACAGAAATACTTAAAGAAAGACTTGTCTTTGTCCCGATAGTAAAACATCTCCCTTGGGGACTTATCGCACGTGTCGCAAATATGAAGGTCAGCGGTTCCCATGTATCATTACCTCAAAATGTTTTTGACTGCCTGTAACGATTGATAACCGATTTAGCAGATGGTATAGCCTCGATTGTCCGTTTAAGTTTCCCCTTATCAAGGCATCCAAGAGTTTCCCTGTATTTCTCCAATCCGGCCACAATGTGCGTCAAAGCCTCTACGGATTCAATCAGAAGGTCTTCACGGCAAACACATGAATGATGTAGTTGACAACTCATTTTGCCCCCTTTCCAAACTTCCAGAATATGAATACAGCCACCCACGGGGCGATTGAAACTAACATCAGCCACCAAAACGCCAATTGAGTTTTCATGGAAACAGGGCAATGACTTCGTCCAGTGACCGGACCACGCGGGCAATACAACCCTCGTTTCGTAGGTTATCAAGCCACGCCTTTTGTTCAGGCGTTAGTTTCCCGATCTTGCTTTTAAGTTCAAGCGCGAATGTCCGACCATCTTTGAAAACAAGCAAATCAGGGAACCCACGTTGAGTCGTGGCGTATCTGTCACGCCCATAGGCTATCCCGCCACCGCGTTTGTGGATGATTGACCCGCTTGTTCTTGTTCGATAGTGCGGTATCCGCTTAATGGCCAGGTAATTCATCACCGCGTTAGAAAGCCCCTGCTCCTCTCGTTTGTTCATCGTGGTGTCCCCTATTTGAAAACCATAGCTAGTTGTCCGGATGGCTCCGCATAAACAAACGGCTTCGGTAAATCCTCGATACGCCAATATGTTTCAGACTTGTGGCCTTCCACCCGGCACGGGTAGCAGACAATCGTTTTCCCCTCGCCGTTCAACTCCCGGCGTAGGTCCGTGAGACGCTGGCGATACGACGCCCCAAGATATGTCTGCATGATGTCGCCAAGCGTCAGACGCCCGCAGTGGTCCTCGAACAAACGCCTAAGCTGTTCGGTTTGGGTCATTCTTACTCCGGCTCCTGCGCGGTCCCGGCTTCGTCATCGACAACCGAGTCAATAAGTGGTTCCGCCCATGCCGTCGTACTCGGGACATCCAAGACATCCTGAACCCCGTAGCGGTAATCTCGGCTCGATTCGTCGTTTTGAATGGCCTTCTGGAGTTCAACGGAGAGCGGGAGGACTTTGCAAAGCTGGACCAAGACGGTCTTGAGGCACATACTATCCGTGGATGTTGCCCATGGGGAAGCCGCGTAAAACTCACCAGATTTTTTGTCCACGGTCTTTGAGTGCTTTTTCCCGTGGGCCAGGCAGTCCTCGCGGGACATGATTTCAAACACCTTACCCCCGTTCGATAGGGTAGCCACCACGTAATAAGCCACGGGCGCGCCACGTTTGGTCAGGACTGGCTTGTGCTTGAGATATGAGGATGTCCCCTTTTCAAACTCAAATTCGTCCTTTTCGTGGACAATCCCCCATTCAAGCTGGACGCTCTTGTCATGGCGGTAAAACATTTCGGCCAGGCCCTTATACCCAAGGACGAATTGAGCCTCCAAAACTGAATGCCAGGAACCGTCAGGCTTCTTCCGGCTGTTCCGAAACGGGAGGAGATACGCCCGGCCACCAACTGGCTCGATGCCCAACTGGGCGGCTGTGAACAATGCACCAAGAAAGCTCTCGGGGGTGCATCGGCCCAATTCGGGGTTTTGACGGACGCACGTTAAGGCGATCCGTACCAAGCGGTCAGACCTCAAATGTTCAGGGAGCGCGCGCCCAAGTTCCTTCGCGGACTTTTCAATAAGTGTCCGAAGGTCTGTCGTCCCATTCGTGCTGTTAGATAACTCTTTTCCTACTTCATTCACTTTGGCCATTGTCGTTCTCCTTTAGTTCTTTGATGATTAACTTCCGGTAACTCTTCTTCGTCGCGCACTCCTCATAAACTCCGGGGTGACGCTCTTTGACCATGTCCGTCGATAACCGACGGGAATGGATATTCCCCCAGTACACCTTCCGCATGGCTGGGGTCAAACCCGCTTCGGCCTTCCCGATCAACTGTCTTAAATCGTTTTCCGCCGTGGCAATCTGCCCGGCCAAGCTCTTTTCGTCCGCCTTGAGCCCGGCCAGGGACTCGATAATCGCGTCCGCCTTGTCGTCCAGCTCCACCGTTTCCCCTTCCTCGGCCACCGGGAAAAGTTCGTCCAGCGTGTCCTTGTCCCGCGGCCCGGCCATGGGCATGACTTGGGGGACCACGAACCGTTCCCAAAAATCAACCTCCCGGCGGATTAGGTCGGCTATCGCCTTTTCGTCCCGCTCGATGGTCTTGGTTTTAAAGTCTTGGTTCCCGATCAGAACGGATATGTAACACCGATCCGCCCCGGTGACGGCCAGATAGTGCATGGCCTGAATCACGTATTCCGCGGGGATCTCCTCAAGCTCCCATTCACGGGCCTTGAACGCGGAGCATGTCTTGGCCTCAAAAATTGAGTTTTCCCCAACCACGTCCCGGTCAATGTGCCCGCCAATAAATGGGTGGACCTTATGGACCAGCATTTTGTTCACCCGCCGGACCTTTTTCCCCGTCTTTTTCATAAACCGCCGGGCCACGTAGTCCTCAAGTTCCCGGCCCAGTTCCACGGCCTCGCTGTCCAGTTCCTTCGGTTGGACCTGCTTCGTCTTCTCGGCCCACACGGATAGTGGGCTCCCCCACCGGGAGAGGCCAATAATGGCCGCCGCGTCGCTCCCTCCGATGAAATTAGAGCGATCCATTCAATCCAACCCAAGCCCCATAAGCCGACGCGAACCCCATAATAAGGAGCGATGCCACCAGAAAAATCAGTAGCAATCCTGCCACGGCCTTCTTCTCCCGACGTTCGTCCCGGCAAGTTTGGCAATGGTCGCCGTAAAATTTCACTCTAAAATTCCGGCACTTTTCGCACTTAGGCCCCGTGTACATTGTTCTCCCGCCCTGGTGCGCTATCATTACCAAGCCGTCCAAGCGGCCCGAGGCCCTTCTCTCAGACACCGTTGCTCCGCGGGTAGGGCTGGGCGTTTCGACCATTTCGCCGTCGCCTCATATACGTCGGACCCTGGAACCCGCGCCCCGCAATGACAGGACACATACCAGCCTCCCACCGTGTCTTCGTAAAACGGGGCCTTGTTGCAAAACGGGCAGAAAGGGAGGTTCTTTTCCATCAGGTCCACCTCTTCGTCAAACCCCATAATCGTTTGAGGAATCATCTCGTCCGGGGTCATTTCGCGCCCCCAACCCCATAGGCGATTTCAAACGCCGTATAATAGGCAAGGTTAGAAAGCCGTATCATGGCCTGTGTGTCACGTTCCGCCCGCCGTTCAAGGTATTCGCTATGCATCGCCTGAATTTCCCGCTCAATTGCAACTTCGTCGGTTTTAGTCATGGCCTTACCCCCCTTTCGTCTTCGACACACGAAACAACCCGATCCGCAATGAACTGGTCCAAATCTTTCCGGCGGTAGACCACTCGGGAACCAAGCCGGACAAAAGGGATTTTGTATTCGGAGCGCATCCGCTCAATGGATGTCGTGGAGACACCCAAGTATTCCGCCGCCTGTTTCGTGCTGAACACTGGCCGGGTGGCCCCGTTGTTTTCGAGGGCGCGGGCGATTCGCTCTAAAAGGTGGGTGGCGGTCATCGTTTCATCTCCCTCATCCCTGGAAGGGAAAGCTGGTTTCGTTTCAAATCAACCCCTTCCGTGTTCCGCGTCGGGAGAGCGTCCCGCCAAGTCAATTTGAAGCCGTAACGTTCACGCATAAAGAGGAGCGTTTCGAGTGGGAGGAGGCGCGCCCCATAGAACGCCATCCAAACGGCGGAAAGACTCGGAGCATATTTCCCCATCGCCCCCACTAAGTCCCGGTGAAAATCCGACGGAGAACGGAATTCCTTGTCTTCAAGGAACCGCCGAAAATGGACAGCGGCTTGAAAGTGTGGCGTCCCGGTCTTCATTTCACCACCGTCATATTCGTCTCACGGGCGTGAGATTGCCAGACAAAAAAAATAGAGCCAGACTTATAAAGAAACCCGCCGATCAG contains:
- a CDS encoding ATP-binding protein; protein product: MEKTELSVKPGISLENTLTCPEAWLKCSVCGEEYSRLVGGVCPPCQSVSELEMARNETEKERIIEMMGQKGYEQFTFDKFKTSQENAMAFDKCRSFDPSKSSLYLWGSAGSGKTHLAGAIVRGVKGGVMLKSTSLVRWFRLRDPRDEEREIERLASVQVLVVDDLGVQKDSEHALSVLYEIIDRRDMNLRHGLVITSNLSLDVMAKKMGDDRIVSRIAGLCDVVEIKGKDMRVSR
- a CDS encoding VRR-NUC domain-containing protein; this translates as MNKREEQGLSNAVMNYLAIKRIPHYRTRTSGSIIHKRGGGIAYGRDRYATTQRGFPDLLVFKDGRTFALELKSKIGKLTPEQKAWLDNLRNEGCIARVVRSLDEVIALFP
- a CDS encoding recombinase RecT, with translation MAKVNEVGKELSNSTNGTTDLRTLIEKSAKELGRALPEHLRSDRLVRIALTCVRQNPELGRCTPESFLGALFTAAQLGIEPVGGRAYLLPFRNSRKKPDGSWHSVLEAQFVLGYKGLAEMFYRHDKSVQLEWGIVHEKDEFEFEKGTSSYLKHKPVLTKRGAPVAYYVVATLSNGGKVFEIMSREDCLAHGKKHSKTVDKKSGEFYAASPWATSTDSMCLKTVLVQLCKVLPLSVELQKAIQNDESSRDYRYGVQDVLDVPSTTAWAEPLIDSVVDDEAGTAQEPE
- a CDS encoding YqaJ viral recombinase family protein, with the protein product MDRSNFIGGSDAAAIIGLSRWGSPLSVWAEKTKQVQPKELDSEAVELGRELEDYVARRFMKKTGKKVRRVNKMLVHKVHPFIGGHIDRDVVGENSIFEAKTCSAFKAREWELEEIPAEYVIQAMHYLAVTGADRCYISVLIGNQDFKTKTIERDEKAIADLIRREVDFWERFVVPQVMPMAGPRDKDTLDELFPVAEEGETVELDDKADAIIESLAGLKADEKSLAGQIATAENDLRQLIGKAEAGLTPAMRKVYWGNIHSRRLSTDMVKERHPGVYEECATKKSYRKLIIKELKENDNGQSE
- a CDS encoding helix-turn-helix domain-containing protein → MTATHLLERIARALENNGATRPVFSTKQAAEYLGVSTTSIERMRSEYKIPFVRLGSRVVYRRKDLDQFIADRVVSCVEDERGVRP